A window of the Zeugodacus cucurbitae isolate PBARC_wt_2022May chromosome 2, idZeuCucr1.2, whole genome shotgun sequence genome harbors these coding sequences:
- the LOC105218820 gene encoding glutamate receptor, translated as MTRLGDESYKSIFRNFHEYPLRTYIFHSVYSDLQIFMNETSKQIIGTTGADGKVADLLASKMNFTMDLQWPDDAFFGTRTKNGSYDGAIGRMIRFETDIILSGFFIKDYLTRDIAFSSPVYMDELCCYVKKASRIPQSIVPLFAVKVDIWISFLFVGMLTPFMWMLLRRVNLGAMAKGSTRLKLQKLQAQETRLLTQNHKLQYLRIFIDTWVMWVRVNIVSYPPFISERIFIASLCLVSVIFGALFESSLATVYIRPLHYKDINTMKELDEANIMIYIKHGAMRDDLFYGHSSQIYQNLEKKLLLIAELEERLIHTMSRGGKFASVTRASSLELDDIHYFITKKIHKIPECPKSYHIAFVLPSNSPLEKSFNILLLKFVQAGLIDHWIADMMYNAKIKTRNFVGFLDETGDKWKVLTLNDLQLSFYTVICGSVLATIVLLLEFIAHCKKIRNLLGKIA; from the exons ATGACTCGTCTGGGTGATGAAAGTTACAAGAgtatttttcgcaattttcatGAATATCCCCTTCGTACATACATTTTCCACTCCGTTTATTCCGATCTACAAATTTTTATGAACGAAACATCAAAACAAATTATTGGCACAACGGGAGCTGATGGCAAAGTGGCTGATTTGTTGGCAAGTAAAATGAATTTCACGATGGATCTTCAATGGCCGGACGATGCCTTTTTCGG CACACGCACGAAGAATGGCAGTTACGATGGAGCAATTGGACGAATGATACGCTTCGAGACCGATATTATATTAAGTGGATTCTTCATAAAAGACTATTTAACGCGCGATATTGCTTTTTCTTCTCCGGTTTATATGGATGAACTTTGTTGTTATGTGAAAAAAGCCAGTCGTATACCGCAGTCAATAGTTCCATTGTTTGCCGTGAAAGTTGACATTTGGATTTCCTTTCTATTCGTTGGTATGCTCACGCCATTTATGTGGATGTTGCTAAGACGTGTTAATTTGGGTGCTATGGCAAAGGGATCTACCCGTTTGAAATTGCAGAAGTTGCAGGCACAGGAAACTCGCCTACTAACTCAAAACCATAAGCTGCAATATCTGCGCATCTTTATAGACACTTGGGTGATGTGGGTGCGTGTCAATATTGTAAGTTATCCACCCTTTATATCAGAACGAATCTTTATAGCTTCACTATGTCTGGTTAGTGTGATCTTTGGTGCACTTTTTGAATCAAGTTTGGCAACTGTATACATACGACCATTGCACTACAAGGACATTAATACGATGAAAGAGTTGGATGAGGCCAACATAATGATATATATAAAGCATGGAGCTATGAGAGACGATCTCTTTTATGGTCATAGCTCTCAAATATATCAGAATCTGGAAAAGAAACTACTTTTGATTGCCGAATTGGAAGAGCGTCTTATTCACACGATGTCCAGAGGTGGTAAATTTGCGTCTGTAACACGTGCCTCTTCACTCGAACTCGACGACATACATTATTTCATTACcaagaaaatacataaaatacccGAATGTCCCAAAAGCTATCACATAGCATTTGTGTTGCCTAGCAACTCGCCATTGGAGAAGagctttaatatattattacttAAATTTGTACAAGCAGGTCTTATTGATCATTGGATTGCAGATATGATGTACAATGCAAAGATTAAAACTCGAAATTTCGTCGGATTTCTGGACGAAACTGGAGACAAATGGAAAGTATTAACGCTTAATGATTTGCAGTTATCATTTTACACAGTCATATGTGGTAGTGTGTTAGCGACCATTGTATTGTTATTGGAATTTATCGCGCATtgcaaaaaaattcgaaatttgttGGGGAAAATCGCATAA
- the LOC105218819 gene encoding uncharacterized protein LOC105218819, producing MIYYVLLLLPMYCIEAKVPQQQWHYRMISNTITNTDMNLAEIGEELHRYTLHIPYLKVLLRAKHLERDDANPYVRWFLRHSSLPVIVNAYDELELSNGTESSASVGSDRDSFVIMTDSEQIHMVAQRFVQRAGLFFFILSDAQLPTDGIKLYHAFNTLWIKYRAFKNFLLTVEGIFYFNPFDYSDVQQSYGKFVRYKHKESLDTALFRDMRGYPLRVQIFKSVYARPNFNLSNPSIKEVYGVDGRVAELLQQRMNFTMVLQEPDPNYFGERSTDGKYNGAIGSIIEDKIDICLTGFFIKDYLVGDYMDFTVAVYDDKLCIYVPKAQRIPQSILPLFSVRVDVWLGFILAAFACCAIWCIIRYLNICLDIKKCANTPLNRSQWGQFVRIYIDTWVLWVRVNLVQYPPFNSERIFIASLCLVSVIFGAVFESSLATVFIHPLYYNDINTLQQLDESNLKIIYKYSSMADDLFFSETSPLFANLNKKLVHVQNLNADVILDIAKSGGKAAVSRANSLLLESLQFILAKQIYIVPECPKDYTISYVIPKDAPWEEAVNNLLLQFASVGLITKWINDMKTAVDIGVMTSGMDFVQQIDEFKVLTVTDLQLAFYVVILGNFLAGMSLVIEFCLKGCTKRRKTKIKHDGI from the exons ATGATTTACTACGTTTTATTGCTGCTTCCAATGTACTGCATCGAGGCTAaagtaccacaacaacaatggcactaTCGCATGAtttcaaatacaataacaaacacaGACATGAACTTAGCAGAAATCGGAGAAGAACTTCATAGATACACCTTGCATATACCCTATCTCAAAGTGCTGTTGCGTGCTAAGCATTTGGAACGCGATGACGCTAATCCCTATGTGCGTTGGTTTCTTCGTCACAGTAGCTTGCCGGTAATTGTTAACGCCTATGACGAGTTGGAACTCAGCAATGGCACAGAGTCGTCAGCGTCAGTTGGGAGTGATCGCGATAGTTTCGTCATTATGACGGATTCTGAGCAAATACATATGGTTGCACAGCGTTTCGTACAACGAGCGGGGCTATTCTTTTTCATACTTTCTGATGCGCAATTGCCAACAGATGGTATCAAGCTGTATCACGCTTTCAATACGTTATGGATTAAATATAGAGCTTTCAAGAATTTTCTGCTCACAGTTGAGggtattttctattttaatccTTTTGACTACAGTGATGTCCAGCAAAGCTATGGAAAATTTGTTCGTTATAAGCACAAAGAATCATTGGATACTGCCTTGTTTCGGGACATGCGCGGCTATCCGTTGCGTGTGCAAATTTTCAAATCAGTTTATGCTCggccaaattttaatttgagcAACCCATCGATAAAGGAAGTTTATGGTGTGGATGGACGTGTAGCAGAACTTTTGCAACAACGTATGAACTTCACAATGGTCTTGCAAGAGCCAGATCCCAACTATTTTGG TGAACGTTCCACAGATGGTAAATATAACGGTGCTATCGGTTCAATTATTGAGGATAAGATCGATATATGTCTCACTGGTTTCTTTATAAAGGATTATTTGGTGGGAGATTACATGGATTTTACGGTAGCCGTTTACGATGACAAATTGTGCATTTATGTGCCAAAAGCGCAGCGCATTCCTCAATCCATTCTTCCGCTGTTTTCGGTGCGTGTAGACGTTTGGTTAGGCTTCATACTGGCTGCTTTCGCCTGCTGTGCTATTTGGTGCATAATACGATACCTAAATATATGCCTAGACATAAAAAAATGCGCCAACACACCGCTGAATCGAAGTCAATGGGGTCAATTCGTCAGAATTTACATAGACACATGGGTGCTTTGGGTGCGAGTCAATCTGGTGCAATATCCACCTTTCAACTCGGAACGTATCTTTATAGCGTCATTATGCCTGGTGAGCGTTATATTTGGCGCTGTCTTCGAGTCCAGTTTGGCCACAGTGTTTATACATCCGTTATATTATAATGATATAAACACATTGCAACAACTCGATGAAAGTAATCTAAAAATCATATACAAATACTCATCGATGGCGGATGATCTATTTTTCAGCGAAACATCGCCACTATTTGCAAATCTCAATAAGAAATTGGTACATGTGCAGAACTTAAACGCCGATGTCATATTGGATATTGCTAAAAGTGGTGGAAAAGCCGCGGTCTCACGCGCCAATTCACTTTTATTAGAATCATTGCAGTTCATATTGgctaaacaaatttatattgtgCCCGAATGTCCAAAAGATTATACCATTTCCTATGTCATTCCGAAAGATGCCCCCTGGGAGGAAGCTGTCAACAATTTGCTCCTACAATTTGCTTCTGTGGGGCTGATCACAAAATGGATCAACGACATGAAAACTGCCGTGGACATCGGTGTAATGACGAGCGGCATGGATTTCGTGCAGCAAATCGACGAATTTAAAGTGCTTACAGTTACCGATTTACAGTTGGCATTCTATGTGGTGATATTAGGCAACTTCCTGGCCGGAATGTCATTAGTCATTGAATTCTGCCTCAAAGGATGTACCAAACGTAGAAAGACCAAAATAAAGCATGATGGAATATAA
- the LOC105218807 gene encoding bromodomain adjacent to zinc finger domain protein 1A, which yields MPICKRDGFDNMPSRNRDERFQDNDEVFFCEVTKEIFRDYEDYFRHVMVINSTVWQCEATGRDNLTYAEALRSERRARKKMELFKNCLRAPVMLVIENSKQSSLNTLSVIICKFLRKRYFINEEVTACHKSSTYNAYTVLSIVPPNKTPPANGVYEETEKLQYKLRRKGQNDDEVIIPFENIRRQRQEFTTENLQMFVKDNVTRVDGILRPKPESYKKYVTDPNITFEKIFIGKMPHFTPAKIKRPSQDTNSKKQSTLNKYFTKDGEDTNEKNVKNGSKMHTLEAVKQKNEEAKIAEKLKRIAELERQKAEKRTKLMERVEAECTALLTKTDDLERTDQRLLPLYKVVKTYIPIKLIGDAFMVREFMHSFPTILSGIEVFRGNLSFYDMSRAFSVREVAGPLSDIILIFLGTVFDMQKEEEDECSVEYLRLRKELRKREPLITMGEAARPHFYAKRHFSFKINELPIDSLTLSEVLRLHLLSSGAMVKERAEKWRIKYRNGYSSSEDPGLTLRMRHPHILRALKMYSVFQLPFLDIMRIVRCLMAQILTYSNPINLIEERMEQMANNRVELRVLATTENIRVANIQTQKRTFTNEFHQQCLDDNVKTNEEKRKQLEDKFNKKIAELMAQSDREHRKYEQQVEGFNSSLFNFLVYLGMDRAYRKYYVLESMPGIFVEHTPESLDTCLSEPPKNSLTENSLLLNFETLPKNRKDLRAYLLKMYTNEDKQAAKAEKEAKVAKNTGTSTALQQNKEDKENHLVNGITNGKDVIEENEITAKSNENTNETVSQTPPSQYQLYMCTGEPRNCIVHDERNADRQRWSYIYEKEDIDALIAALNPLGERESQLKEQLTILRQLIVNHCRKCPEDLLTLEDSKALSKFKNVMMSETYRKYSKSNFGFTVDADLNEVLQAALIDRIIQFESDIYTGDLGRLKVKDMGKWREDLQSNKYDAQVKLQWGPNTQKFATNGGEEDEILEDDFEDDDTDVKDGGQFANKPYRDPGDGLGDTIEIDSEDSADELISLHDSSTIRTSVRNCASALLQVEQAIERRFIKEPFGTPINNMKDKDAFERKVKCGAARLKQWEVSLMESTSFSQVFLHLNVLHDCILWARSTNKSLCQVCRRGSDPDKMLLCDECNGGTHMFCMKPKMKTVPEGNWYCARCIKRLGLRNENEDKNKKSASQRRKRTFTVDDIAEDGLANGTKDSERARSSGRRSNKRLQSNEIEEKLEDDDDEVDASDGDGGVDSDGDGENENLDDDEMGSGKDEDIDEDEADSKKKSVDGSDEEDDENVCVVCSYDGSDLMCIRCRETFHLECINMKRAPRYNFICSKCKTTNGTEKRSPKSGKTNGKHSLNSSDDDDDDDSEPLVKRKRSSRSSLRNSGYQQPSQNGQGSPREVAKSSSQRRSIRRTGDHLPLNSAALYQLLDDVMKHEDAWPFTRPVSHAEVPDYHKIIKTPMDLAKVKSKLNMGSYQLNEEVMKDIQLIFRNCDEYNVKGNEIYTAGSTLEKYVIEQCKRLNLPFKPSDMNTS from the exons ATGCCTATTTGTAAAAGAGATGGATTTGATAATATGCCATCCCGTAATCGGGATGAAAGATTCCAGGACAACGACGAGGTGTTCTTTTGTGAAGTTACAAAGGAAATTTTTCGCGATTATGA GGATTATTTCCGACATGTAATGGTAATAAATTCCACGGTTTGGCAATGTGAGGCCACTGGCCGCGATAATCTCACATATGCAGAGGCATTGAGAAGCGAACGTCGGGCACGCAAGAAAAtggaactttttaaaaattgtctCAGAGCGCCAGTTATGCTAGTTATAGAAAATTCGAAGCAATCATCTCTAAATACATTAAGTgtaattatatgtaaatttcttCGGAAGCGTTATTTCATAAATGAAGAAGTAACCGCTTGTCACAAGTCTTCTACTTACAACGCATACACCGTTTTAAGTATTGTGCCGCCTAATAAAACACCACCAGCTAATGGGGTATATGAAGAAACTGAGAAGCTCCAATACAAATTGCGACGAAAAGGTCAAAACGACGATGAAGTAATTATACCATTTGAGAATATACGCCGGCAGCGCCAAGAATTCACTACTGAGAATTTACAGATGTTTGTGAAAGATAATGTAACACGTGTAGATGGCATATTACGGCCAAAACCAGAatcttacaaaaaatatgtgacaGATCCAAATATCacttttgagaaaatatttattgggaAAATGCCACATTTTACGCCAGCAAAAATCAAACGCCCTTCTCAAGATACTAATAGCAAGAAACAATCaacattgaataaatatttcactaagGATGGAGAGGATACAaacgaaaaaaatgtgaaaaatggtTCAAAGATGCATACTTTAGAAGCTGTTAAACAGAAAAATGAAGAAGCAAAAATTGCTGAGAAGCTGAAGCGCATAGCTGAACTAGAACGACAAAAAGCGGAGAAACGCACTAAATTAATGGAACGTGTGGAAGCAGAATGTACTGCATTGCTTACCAAGACTGACGATTTGGAGCGCACAGACCAGCGATTACTGCCTTTATATAAAGTCGTTAAAACTTATATTCCGATTAAGCTAATAGGCGATGCCTTCATGGTTCGTGAGTTTATGCATTCTTTCCCAACCATATTATCGGGAATTGAAGTGTTTCGGGGCAATTTGAGCTTTTACGACATGTCTCGCGCCTTTAGTGTACGTGAAGTGGCTGGACCATTATCCGATATTATTCTGATATTCTTGGGAACAGTTTTTGATATGCAAAAGGAAGAGGAAGATGAGTGTAGCGTCGAATATTTGCGACTACGTAAAGAGTTGCGAAAACGTGAACCACTTATAACAATGGGTGAGGCAGCACGTCCACATTTTTATGCCAAACGTCATTTTTCctttaaaattaatgaactgcCAATCGATTCGTTAACTCTAAGTGAAGTTTTGCGTTTGCATTTGCTTTCATCGGGAGCTATGGTAAAGGAACGTGCAGAAAAATGGCGTATAAAGTATCGAAACGGTTATTCATCCTCGGAGGACCCGGGACTTACGCTTCGTATGCGACATCCACACATTTTGCGTGCTCTTAAGATGTACTCTGTTTTTCAGTTACCTTTTCTGGACATTATGCGTATTGTGCGATGTCTTATGGCACAAATATTGACCTattcaaatccaattaatttaattgaagaacGTATGGAGCAGATGGCAAACAATAGAGTAGAGCTACGTGTATTAGCGACCACGGAAAATATACGTGTGGCAAATATTCAAACGCAAAAGCGTACTTTTACCAATGAATTTCACCAACAATGCTTGGACGATAACGTAAAAACTAACGAGGAAAAGAGGAAGCAACTTGaagataaatttaataaaaaaattgcagagTTAATGGCGCAATCTGATCGCGAGCATCGTAAGTACGAGCAGCAGGTGGAAGGTTTTAATtcgtctttatttaattttcttgtttACCTTGGAATGGATCGAGCATATCGTAAATATTATGTATTAGAATCTATGCCTGGAATCTTCGTTGAGCACACTCCCGAGTCTTTAGACACTTGTCTCAGTGAGCCACCCAAAAATTCGTTGACGGAAAATTCgttacttttaaattttgaaaccttACCGAAAAATCGCAAAGATTTACGtgcttatttattgaaaatgtatacCAATGAAGATAAACAAGCGGCCAAAGCTGAAAAAGAAGCTAAAGTGGCTAAAAACACTGGAACTTCAACGGCCCTGCAGCAAAATAAGGAGGATAAAGAAAATCATTTGGTAAATGGCATTACCAATGGTAAAGATGTTattgaagaaaatgaaattactgCAAAGAGTAATGAAAACACAAATGAAACTGTGTCCCAGACACCGCCGTCACAATATCAGCTATATATGTGTACGGGCGAGCCGAGAAATTGTATAGTTCACGATGAACGTAATGCCGACAGACAGAGATGGtcgtacatatatgaaaaagaAGATATTGATGCACTCATAGCAGCATTGAATCCATTAGGAGAACGTGAATCTCAACTTAAGGAGCAATTAACGATTTTGCGACAACTTATAGTGAATCACTGCAGAAAATGTCCCGAAGATTTGCTAACACTTGAGGATAGCAAAGCTTTGAGTAAATTTAAGAATGTAATGATGTCGGAAACATACCGCAAATATTCAAAATCGAACTTTGGTTTTACTGTGGACGCAGATCTTAACGAAGTTTTGCAAGCGGCGCTCATTGATCGCATAATTCAGTTCGAGAGTGACATTTATACCGGTGATCTAGGTCGATTAAAAGTAAAGGACATGGGAAAATGGCGTGAAGATCTCCAAAGTAACAAATATGATGCACAAGTTAAGCTACAATGGGGTCCGAATACACAAAAATTTGCCACAAATGGAGGGGAAGAAGATGAGATTCTTGAAGATGACTTTGAAGACGATGACACAGATGTAAAAGATGGTGGACAATTTGCCAATAAACCATACAGAGATCCAGGCGATGGACTTGGTGATACTATCGAAATTGATTCGGAAGACAGTGCGGACGAGCTAATTTCTTTACACGATTCAAGCACAATAAGAACTAGTGTACGAAATTGTGCGTCTGCACTATTGCAAGTGGAGCAGGCAATTGAGCGTCGTTTTATTAAAGAGCCATTCGGAACgccaataaataatatgaaagatAAAGATGCTTTTGAACGAAAAGTAAAATGTGGAGCAGCTCGACTAAAACAATGGGAGGTATCTTTAATGGAGAGTACAAGTTTTTCTCAG GTGTTTCTTCATTTGAATGTACTGCACGATTGCATTTTGTGGGCTCGATCCACAAACAAATCTCTCTGCCAGGTGTGTCGTCGTGGTAGTGATCCGGATAAGATGTTGCTGTGTGACGAATGTAATGGTGGTACGCACATGTTCTGTATGAAACCTAAGATGAAGACAGTGCCAGAGGGTAATTGGTATTGTGCACGCTGCATCAAACGTTTAGGACTACGCAATGAAAATgaagataaaaataagaaatcagCGTCTCAAAgacgcaagcgcacattcactgTTGATGATATTGCTGAAGATGGGTTGGCCAATGGAACTAAAGATAGTGAACGTGCCCGTAGTAGTGGACGTCGCAGTAATAAACGTTTACAATCGAATGAAATCGAAGAGAAGTTGGAAGATGACGACGACGAAGTAGACGCCAGTGATGGAGATGGCGGTGTCGATTCAGACggtgatggtgaaaatgagaaTTTAGATGACGACGAAATGGGTAGCGGAAAAGACGAAGATATTGATGAAGATGAGGCTGATAGTAAGAAAAAGTCGGTGGATGGTTCAGATGAGGAAGA tGATGAAAATGTTTGCGTTGTGTGCTCCTACGATGGAAGTGATTTAATGTGTATACGTTGTAGAGAAACGTTTCACTTAGAGTGCATCAATATGAAGAGAGCACCGCGTTATAATTTCATATGCTCAAAATGTAAAACCACAAACGGAACTGAAAAAAGATCCCCGAAAAGTGGGAAAACGAATGGCAAACATTCACTGAATTCCTcagatgatgatgacgatgatgactCCGAACCACTCGTAAAGCGCAAACGATCATCACGTTCATCTTTACGCAACTCCGGTTATCAACAACCGTCACAGAATGGTCAGGGTAGTCCACGTGAAGTTGCTAAATCGTCGTCACAACGTCGTTCGATACGTCGTACCGGTGATCATTTACCATTAAATAGCGCCGCATTGTACCAGCTACTCGACGATGTGATGAAACACGAAGATGCTTGGCCATTTACACGTCCTGTGTCACACGCCGAAGTGCCGGACTATCATAAGATTATTAAAACGCCAATGGATTTGGCTAAAGTAAAGTCAAAACTTAATATGGGTTCTTATCAGCTGAATGAGGAAGTAATGAAGGACATACAGCTTATTTTCCGAAATTGTGACGAATACAATGTTAAAGGAAACGAAATTTATAC TGCGGGTTCTACGTTGGAGAAATATGTTATTGAACAATGCAAACGACTTAATTTGCCATTCAAACCGAGCGATATGAATACTTCGTAA
- the Msed_2001 gene encoding probable enoyl-CoA hydratase echA8 yields MANVLNRYGLTTLHRLMIKRCLRRRQKVSTKAIGSDIVAESSVLVDKDDHITLIGLNRPDNRNSINADTAKRLSEALTDFENDRTSPVAVIYGIGGSFCAGQDLTMLDSNSNSKENLSALSTYKTIHRHSQKPIVCGINGYCVGDGLELAMFCDLRVMENTAVLGFFGRFTGYSISCGGIARLPAMIGYSRSLDLVLTGRRVSGKEALQMGLVNRLVATGTALGQAVNLAFSIAKFPLEALQKDRQAVYKNCYERRKGLSAAITEETTSINNSILSEIKEGIARLKEGKTDSWQVKPKVIPAWEQEEILHEQKFASNENIIDIKS; encoded by the exons ATGGCAAACGTATTGAATCGATATGGACTTACCACCTTGCACAGGTTAATGATT AAAAGATGTTTACGAAGAAGGCAAAAAGTGTCAACAAAAGCTATAGGATCGGATATCGTTGCGGAATCGTCTGTATTGGTTGATAAAGATGATCACATCACATTAATTGGTTTAAATCGCCCAGACAATCGAAACTCAATAAACGCGGATACGGCTAAGCGTTTAAGTGAGGCATTGACCGATTTTGAAAATGATAGAACTTCACCCGTAGCTGTAATTTATGGAATAGGAGGTTCATTTTGTGCTGGACAGGATCTAACAATGTTGGATAGTAATAGTAACAGTAAAGAGAATCTTAGTGCACTTTCAACTTATAAGACAATACATAGGCATTCACAAAAACCTATCGTATGTGGCATCAATGGCTATTGCGTTGGAGATGGCTTAGAACTGGCTATGTTTTGTGATCTTCGTGTTATGGAAAACACCGCAGTTCTAGGATTTTTTGGACGATTTACTGGATATAGCATTAGTTGCGGAGGGATAGCAAGATTACCAGCCATGATCGGGTACTCGCGATCATTAGATTTGGTACTAACTGGCAGACGTGTTAGTGGAAAAGAAGCACTACAAATGGGATTAGTAAATCGTTTGGTAGCAACAGGTACAGCTCTTGGACAGGCGGTTAATTTGGCATTTTCCATTGCGAAGTTTCCTTTAGAAGCATTACAAAAGGACCGTCAAGCTGTGTACAAAAACTGTTATGAACGAAGGAAAGGGTTGAGTGCTGCAATAACAGAAGAAACTACATCGATTAATAACAGCATTTTGAGTGAAATAAAGGAGGGTATAGCCAGATTAAAAGAAG gAAAAACAGATTCGTGGCAAGTAAAGCCGAAAGTTATACCAGCTTGGGAACAAGAGGAAATTCTACATGAACAAAAATTTGCTTCGAATGAGAATATTATAGATATTAAAAGTTGA